The segment GGCCTCCTGTTATGCGTGAGCGGTTCCTAGACAGCTCCACTCTCGCAACGGGAGGCCTTCACCCGTCAACAGATCACGCGCGATTCACGCAACAACGTCCCTGGACATCACACCTAGGTACGCCCACATGGCGGCAGCACCGGCCAGGCCGACGAACGCCACTAGGGCTGCTCCGCCGAGCGTAGCCGCGCCGTCTGTGGCGAGTGCGAACCAGAGCGCCACGGGACTCATGAGTGCGACCTCGACGCCGAAGGCGGCCTGGCTAGCGAGATGGTGATGTTTGCGCAAAGCGAAATAGACCGGATACCCCAGGCAGATCACCAACGTCACCCACGAGAGCGCGGCGGTTGCAACGAGAGAAATACTGACCGCGACGATCGCGATTGCGACCGCAATCCATTGCACTCGGCTCACCGACTCGCCGAACACCACCCGACCGACGATGACCAGAGAAATTGGCAGGAGCAGGTAACCGAGTGACGCATCGAGGCCATGGCCATGCAATGGGCTCCAGGAGAACAGCCACATCTGCACACCGACGATCAAGGATGCGGCCACTATGACGATAAGGCGTCGTGGCATCTCTCGCAGCAGTCGCATGAGCGCGCGTAGAGCGCGCCGCCCGCCCGGTGACGCCAGCGCGATCAGGAAGCACGCCAGGGTAATGACGATGCGCCAGCCGAAGATGAATTCGGCAGACGCGTCTAGCGCTCCGGAAATGTAGAACATCAGCCCGAACAACACGCTGGCAGCGAGCGAAACAACGACGCCGCGCTTGGCGCTCGAGTGGTGCCGCGTGCTCACGAGCCAGTCCGCGAAGGCGCGGTGCGGGGTGCGGCGCGCTGTTGTCCGATCAGGATCCCAGCGATAATCAATAGCGCGCCGACCGGCTCGTTCCAGTGCACGGACTCGGACAGGATGATCACGCCGAGCGTCACTGATACGACCGGATTCAGGTAGGTGACCATCGAGGCCGTCGTCGCGCCCATTGCCCGGACCACGTTGACGTTGAAGACATAGGCGATTCCGGTGCCAACGCAACCGAGCAGCAGCATGCAGATCACGATGGTTGCGTTCAGATCCACATCGTGGTCAGCGGCGACCCAGCCAGTAGCGAGTAGGCAGAGTACCGATCCGATGCCGACCTGTAGCGCCGCGATCGTGATCGGCGACAGCTCGTATTTGGCAACGACACGGCGCAGCGTGACGTAACCGCCGCCATAGCAGGCTGCCGCGCCGATACTGGCCAACTGACCGAGCAGGGTGCTGCTGCCGGTGATTGTCCACGGGCTGAGCAGGACCACG is part of the Cumulibacter soli genome and harbors:
- a CDS encoding DMT family transporter, producing the protein MTEHTSAPTSVGVRAYLQFAALPIIWGSSFLFIKVGLDGLSPLQVAWARSVLGGITLVLIVVLTRQNWPRGRVWLEMIPPSLLLTVVPFFLIAYGGQFITSGLMSIYNATTPLWTLLIAIAALPSERPTGRKYVALALGFVGVVVLLSPWTITGSSTLLGQLASIGAAACYGGGYVTLRRVVAKYELSPITIAALQVGIGSVLCLLATGWVAADHDVDLNATIVICMLLLGCVGTGIAYVFNVNVVRAMGATTASMVTYLNPVVSVTLGVIILSESVHWNEPVGALLIIAGILIGQQRAAPRTAPSRTGS
- the rarD gene encoding EamA family transporter RarD, with the protein product MSTRHHSSAKRGVVVSLAASVLFGLMFYISGALDASAEFIFGWRIVITLACFLIALASPGGRRALRALMRLLREMPRRLIVIVAASLIVGVQMWLFSWSPLHGHGLDASLGYLLLPISLVIVGRVVFGESVSRVQWIAVAIAIVAVSISLVATAALSWVTLVICLGYPVYFALRKHHHLASQAAFGVEVALMSPVALWFALATDGAATLGGAALVAFVGLAGAAAMWAYLGVMSRDVVA